The following nucleotide sequence is from Salvia miltiorrhiza cultivar Shanhuang (shh) chromosome 7, IMPLAD_Smil_shh, whole genome shotgun sequence.
ATACCGATTGAGTGGCTAAGGACTTCATAAGCTGTTTTGACCGAGAACTTGCCTTTAGAGTCTGGCTTCCATCTCCACCCACTTGGTTTACCTGCACAGATAACAAAGTTTATCTATACCtatacatatatctatatacttTATGAGCATTTACTTTTAAGGATtaatcttgatagataaaaatagcaattaaaattaattttttatttgcttAGATGAATTGGaactttgagatatcttaaAATTCTTGATAACTTTTATCATTTTGGTTGATTCAATATTTAAACAGtgtcataaatatattatcataaaaaaattatattactttaattattaataaatttatttattttcaaaaactagttataaatatattatcataaaaataattatactttttcgtattatgaaaataattatatcTTTACATATTatactaattaactacattCTCAATATCATTAAACTTTGTGATATTCACTTCAAATCTATTCCGCTTTGTACAGTTGACTCGGGAAAAATCATAATGATTggttttgagattttttttttccggtaaaatttaatgaaataaaaatagcactatagttataaatttatgatgataaataaggataaaatctctttcaaatattttatttctttttcctcattttctacaaaagataATTTCACTTTTTCTCAGTCTTCCTTTTCTCTCCaataaatgataatattatcaggTCAAAAATAAAGGAATAGTACTATCCCTTCCTTAAAgtgaaaagaatgaaaaaaaaaattgatgaaattcttttttgtacaaaatgagaaaaaaataaaagatttaaaAAGAGAACTATTTTACTCATGGTTTTCACAATAAATCTACAACCTAATGAAAATacactcttaaaaaaaatattgcaaAGTGTTTATCAGTAATACTTTTCTGATTCGTTTGAGCGCTTAATGgttttaaatagaaaaaaattgtgactgaaaaaaaatacacatagCTTAATggttttaaaaagaaaaaaaaattgtgactgAAAATAGATTTGAAGATGTCACTGCGAAGTGCCAActgaaaataaacaatttttttagaCCAAAACTGAAAATAAACAGTTAACACGCGATTACTTGTAACAGCTACATGTGATTAAACAAGCATATCATGTCGTTAAAAAGACTCTCAATTTGGGTTTCCTTAAGAAAAAGTTAGCGCttcacaaaaattaattataaatatattgaaTTTGGACACCGAATTGTATAATTTCTCCAAATTGCCCGAATATTGCTAAATAAACCGGGCTGATTAGACATAGTATTAAGTAAACTTTTCTGTAATATCCTCCTCGGATGCATAGAATAATTACAAACTATTAGATGGATTCTCATCACGTAATTTATGCAAATGTAAATTCAGAATCCATTCTATTCTTTCAttctttataataaataaataatagtaaaatatagGGCAGTATAAATGGGGGAGGTGAATGAATTTAGTAAGTAATAACTATTTTGGTCAAAGCAGAGGTGGAGAAATTGTGGATGTGAACACAGACAGATACACACACGTAAAAATAAACGATTACTATAATTATATCAAATCATatatcaatattatatatatataagaactAATAAGAAGTGTGTATTATTCATGTGCACTAGTGCGTCTGcgtgtggtgtgtgtgtgtgtgtgtgtgtgtgagagagagagagagaggttttgGCTAACTGTGTATGAAAGGAAAAGCCGAAGACAAAGCCGGCTAAAACTCTGTTCACAATACACGGTGTTTTGTCAATTAGATTCTACAATCTGTCAAAACTAAATTACTGCAACTTCCCCTAAATTTGTTTCCGGCCCTTTTTCcttatatttttcttcttgttttttaaCTTCAAAATCTTGCACTGTGTGCTGAGTCTTCTTCATCTTTGTTGCCCCCTGTTGTTAATGTTTACTTCCTTTTTGTTCTATAGAAAAGGATCATAGAAAGCTTGGATTTTTATTGAATTCAGACCATACCCAATTCAATTTTTGGGGGTGTTTATGGTGGGATTGAATTGAAGAAATGAGAAATTAGTTTATTGTTGGTGTAAATCTGGTTTGGTTAAAAACAAGGGTTGAAGGAAGATTTGATCTTTGAGAGAGATAGATGGGCTGTTTTCCTTGTTTTGATTCAAGAGAAGAGCAGAAGCTCAATCCCAATAAAGATAGGGATGATCACAATGAAGTTCAAACAGCTATCCCTTCCAATATATCAAAGCTATCTTCTGGTTAGTTTGTAGTCTCAGTGttaattcttcattttttttggcTTTATTGTTGgcgatttttattatttaattttgtgcTTTCATGTGGTTTGATCTGATCTTTGTACTTTGGGTTGATAAACAGTTGATTTCTGTTTGCTTTGGGTTTTTGATTTATGATGGTTTCGTATGATTAGTATCGATTGGTTATCCAATTCGGTTTGTTGTAGACCCCATAGTTCTTTGATAGGAGTAAGTGAAAATAGTGGCTGGCTCGTCCTTTTACTTATTGGATTAGATCTTAAGGGGCactgtgatttttattttatttttatcttgaTCTGATATAAGTTTTAGGAAACTTATCGTGTAACTGTTGCAAATGATATTCAGTACTTCATCAGTCACCATGACTCAATACTTTGATTCCTAATTAGAAGAAATCAGGACACTCTGTTTGCTATGAGTTGACATTGTTCGTTTTAATCTGTAGACTTTAATGCACGCGTAATCTGGAACTTCCTCTAGTGATGTGCTTGTTTGTGGGCCCTTGAGTGTGTCTTCTAATGGATAAATGGTGGTTTTGATTGTACTTTGCAGGGGGAGATAGGCTGAAGTCGAGGAGCAATGTTGGCCCTAAGAGGGAGGCATCAGCCCTGAAGGACTTGCCCGATTCTCAGATTGCTGCGCAAACATTTACTTTCCGTGAACTAGCTGCTGCCACCAATAACTTCAGGCCAGAGTCTTTCCTAGGAGAGGGAGGATTTGGACGTGTATACAAAGGGAGGCTTCATAATGGTCAGGTAAAATTCCTCATCATCTCTCAAATTAACCTGAGAAAACTGGGTATAAAATAGTGTCATGCATTTGACTTTCAGGTTGAAATGAGGTCGTtactatttcaaattatttaatcTTCTCATAAGGTGCTGGAGCACGTTAGGCTTACGTTTGAATtactatttcaaattatttaatcTTCTCATAAGGTGCTGGAGCACATTAGGCTTACGTTTGAATTATTGCACCAAAGGCTGTGCTGTTGTTAGCAATCACTGATTTCTTAGCCGAATTGTGGTTGCATTATCTTAACTTCTGTTACCTGATTTAGTTAGGATTTAGGAAACTGCTCAGCCAAGTTACATTTGCTCAAGATAAGTAAAGATCAGAGGTTACGGTTAGGATATTGCTTGCATGCAGTCTGTGTTTCATGGACTAGTAAGCCTCTTAGCATTGCTAGACTGCTGAAACTAATACTTCTAACTCAGATTGAGTGTATCAAAGCTTCTAACAAAAGTGTGTAGGTGTCACTGATGTATGATGTAGTGTAAATTTGGACAAGATATGGCTACAATTTCGTTGCCTATCTCGTTTTTACAGTTAGTGCATTTATCAGAGTTTTGTTTGTAAAATTTATGGTTGGCGATATAGGCGTGGGTGAGAGTATTCCTGAACTACATTATGTCACACTCAACTATTGGGGTTGGTTAGTTTGCCATCCTTGAAGAGGTATCTCGTCCTAAATGATGTTCTCATTTTTGTTGGTGATACTTGCTTTGGCAGGTTGTTGCTGTTAAGCAGTTGGATAGAAATGGGCTTCAGGGTAACAGAGAATTTCTCGTTGAGGTTCTAATGCTCAGCCTTCTCCACAATCCTCACTTGGTGAATTTGATGGGTTATTGTGCTGATGGGGATCAGAGGCTTCTGGTATATGAATTTATGCCGTTGGGATCATTAGAAGATCACCTCCATGGTAAGGCTTGGAGCTATTCTTGTCAGATTTTGTTTCGCTATAACTTTCAGAAATCTCATGCCTATTGCACGTTGTGAAGCATGAGTCTTTTgctgcatatgagattatattttcagtttttatcATTACTCTGTTAGAAAGTTATTGTTTTGTCTGAAATGACACACGATCTGGATAAAGGCACATACATACTTAATGACATGACCTTTTATAATTTTCCGCAACTATTGATGAAGAGATCTGCTATCTCCAAATGGGACTTAGGGgttgtttggctaagcttataagttgtttaggagcttataagctcttgaaaagtGTTTGACAATTTGTTTTCTTGATGTGCCATTCTCTTTCTTTAGATTGCATCTGGAAATATGTAAATACAGTTAATATTTAGTCAGTTATCAAATTACCTAAAATGCTCTCTACATCTTTTCTATCCTTATCAATTATATCTATTTTtatgaagataaaaaaaaacatctCGTGTCTCTCCCCTTCCCTCATGAGTGCAGTTCCATTCATACACACCCATCCTACCCTCGCGTTTTATCTAAGAATGTCTAATTCAGCATATATTTTCTTGTCTGTTGTTATTTTGAAGTTATAAGCTGAAAAGTGAAGTGTGAAAATAGGTCGTGTATATTTTCCGTCGATGAATATTTTGCTCTGATTTAGTTTGGGAAAGATCAGTTTGTCCACATTTCTTGGTATCGTAATAAAGTTAAGTATAATTGTTCAGATCTTCCACCCGACAAAGAGCCCCTTGATTGGAGCACAAGAATGAAGATAGCAGCCGGTGCGGCTAAAGGATTGGAGCATCTCCACGACAAGGCGAATCCTCCTGTTATTTATAGAGATTTCAAGTCGTCCAACATATTACTAGGCGAAGGGTTTGTTCCAAAGCTTTCGGACTTTGGACTGGCGAAGCTGGGTCCTACAGGGGACAAGTCACATGTATCCACCAGGGTGATGGGAACTTATGGTTACTGTGCTCCTGAATATGCTATGACAGGGCAATTGACAGTAAAGTCGGACGTTTACAGTTTTGGAGTTGTCTTCTTAGAGATCATCACGGGGCGGAAAGCCATTGACAGCACCAGACCTCAGGGCGAACAGAACCTCGTTGCATGGGTAAACCCATGCGCTACTCTTTTATCCATTCTATGTTGAGTCTGTAGTTTCGGGTGTCCCAGTGAATTAGCATGTTTTTGGGTGGTGCGTGCAGGTGCGGCCGTTTTTTAACGACCGTAAAAAGTTTGCTAAATTGGCAGATCCGAGGCTGCAAGGAAAATTTCCGATCCGTGGGCTTTATCAAGCCCTAGCCGTGGCTTCCATGTGCATCCAGGAACAGGCTGCTGCTCGTCCCTTGATAGGTGATGTGGTAACGGCCCTCTCTTACCTAGCAAATCAGTCGTACGATCCGGGTCATAGCAACAAAGACGAACGTGGCGGGAAGCTACTGAGGAACGAGGAGGGCGCTGGGTCTGGAAGAAAATGGGATGTGGAGGGAGGATCCGAGAGGGATGACTCTCCTAGAGAGACCGCCAAAATGTTGAACCGCGACCTCGACAGGGAACGAGCTGTTGCAGAGGCGAAAATGTGGGGCGAGAACTGGAGAGAAAAGAGGCGCCAAACCGCGCAAGGTAGTAGTTTTGATGCCAACAACGGCTAGCTCTGCTTCTGCTGCTACATTATAGATTCCCATTTTACCCCCCCCAGCTTCCCCTTTGTCTGTGGAAGAAGCATCACCATTTAATGGAGTTGAATCTTTTTTTAGAGGTCTCTCCATCCACAAAGAGTGTATATTTTCGATAGCAGAAGCTGTGCAAGTTTTGAGAGTAAAAGCAGTTGCGCTTCTGCTGTTTGTAAAGCTTATGTGGAAGTCTGAGGGATTTCTTGTGTCTAACTTTCAACTCGTTCATGTCTCATGCCACTATTTTTGCTTCTTCTCTCTTTGCCCTTCGCttcaatttatattttgaaatcTCTGAGtgtttaatttgcataattaaGATCTTGATTGGTAATCCGGCCCACATTTAATTATCCAAATGAGTTATCAAACAAGTTGGGTGAAttatttaagggttaatagtgttttatgtctcgAATTTTAAGCGTTTTCTACAAAATGTCtcgaattttcattttctcctaaaaattcctgaactttcaatttttccataaaatgttccgttatacaaaattcgatgacagaaagatgataaaaaaaCCTCGAACATTTAGCATTTTTCAACAATGGTGGTTCCCAATATGATTTTTCAATAATGGCggtccccaaaatatttctttcggctagataattcatttttttgtcACCGAATTTTGTATAATGGGACATTTTGtagaaaaaactgaaagttcaAGGTTTTTAAGGAGAAAAtaaaagttcgggacattttatggaaaatgcTAAAAGTTTGGaatataaaacactattaactagaggtgtaatcgaaccgagccgaaccgaatagtggtatGCTCAAGTTTTGTTTGttaagtatcgaatcgaatcccgaactttacttaccgaatactttgaggctcacgagcctatacgaactttctaaatttatatttatattcaaaatattgattattttattttaaaaataaattattttatttaaaataataaatatattaattattttcttataacaaataaaattaattaaagatttaatacaattattattaattttagtggataaatataagttatgtctactaataatttatatttttcaagttgaatcacttgacgaacatgttcacgagctaacgagccgaatactactaagctcaagcttggtttgtttattttacgagcttctctaaacgaacttgaacgagcttttttcgagtcgAGCTttgaatagttcgcgagcggttTGGTTTGTTTACGGTCCTACTATTAACCCATTATTTAATTACCCAGCCAATCctatcaaatattttaaatttttggccactatttcttattattattatgaatataTGACCTTAACTATTCTTtgcaaatttatttaattttgtctTGCATCGttttttttggctttggatGTCTGGCTAGAAATTGTTTTTTGCATTGCACCTTCATCCTTCTGACATTCTTGTTCAGAAAACATGTTTTATTGGTGAGTCTGTTGACACCCGAATTTTTGTAGAATGGAAGTTAGACAAATTAATATGTAATTTTTGGTTATTTAAGAAGTAAATTAACATTGATGTCATGAATAATGGGGACTTTATCTTATTTTCCTAGAATGTTTAAGTTGTAGGGGCTATAAGGGCGAAAAATAGAGgaaacttataaaaaaataccaCATTTTAGAAGTGATATGTTTTTAGCCTCTCTAtaaaaacaactcttttgtataccaaaatgaagtaaaagactaaaataccctTTACGGTCCCCACGATTTTAATTTTCGCGCAATATGACACGTGCCCACGATCATGATCACGATGGTAGACACGATCGTGCCGCGATCATGATcacgatcgtgcccacgatcaTGATGATGGacacgatggtggacacgatcGTGCACATCGTGCCCACGATCATGATCACGATGGTGAACACGATCGTGTCCATCATTGTGTCCacgatcgtgggcacgatggtgTTCATCATGTCCATGATGGTGGACACGATTATGCCCATGATGATGGACACGATCGTGCCCATCGTGTCCACGATCGTGGGCACGTGTCATATTGCGCGGAAATTAAAGTGATGGGGACCGTaaatggtactccctccgtcccaataatgttgtcccgtttcttttgggcacgaagattaaggagTGTGAAATTAATGTTCTAAACTAGAAGGTCCCACATGTTTAAAGAAGAAATTAAGTATGGCGAAAAttatcttctttcttcttcaccTCCTCCCGGCAACAGTAGGCGGCGGAGCCACACCTGCGCCACCTCCCTCCCCGGCGTCGGCACAGCCACCGGCCTCATCGCCGCCTCTCTCCATCCGGAGCAGTGAAaagaatcaagcaaaagaacaagaataaaaatcaaatctttagcCCAAGAACAATTTTTTCAACAAATTTTTGCTAACCAAGAACAGAAAAACCAAGAACAAATTTTTCATCTTCATTAACCAAGAACAAAATCTGGAAAAGCCAAGAACAGAAAAACGAATTTCTTCAACAAATCGTTAACCAAGAACAGAAAAGCCAAATTTATTCAACAAGTTTTCCATCGTCTTCGCTAACCAGGAGAAGGCGGCGCGGCGGCAGCCCTATGGCTGTACAGTCGCCGGAATCGAAGGGGTGGCGtttggatttggggatttagggctcgGAGGTGGAGAGAGAGGTGGAGACGGCGAAGGGAAGCTGATGGCGAGGCAAGAGAAGAGGGAGTTTAGGGCTTAGATCTGTGCTCGAcggatttacagagggggaaggagggaggcggcgacggcggcggaacAGAGGAGGAGAGGCGAAGCACCATGAATAGAGGGGGGAGAGGGGGGCGGCGCCGACGGAGCATTCATGGGGGAGcggatttacagagggggaaggggggaggcgaaggcggcggcggcggaacagAGGGGGAAGAGGGGGGCGGCACCGGTGGAACAGAGGGGAAGTGAGCGGCGGCGTCGGTGGATTTGCAGAGGGGAAGTGAGCGGCGGCTTTAGAGAGGGAGAATGAGGGAGATGGTAGAGAGAGGCGAGTAGAGTAATTTAGAGGGGGTAAGTTTAATTAGAATCATGTTTAAGTGAGAGTTAATTAGCCTTAAAAtttacctaaaaaggaaatgggacaagattattaggacaacccaaaaaggaaagtgggacaagattattgggacggaggaagtattttagttttttaattcattttgttATACAGAAGAGTTGTTTTTAAAGAGTGGCTAAAAAACATATCATTTTAAAAGGTGGTATTTAAATTCttgaacccccaaaaatatgtaatgaaaaaatattttactatGTTTTAATCAAGTTGGAGGAGTTACAAGAGAAATAGGGCAGCGGGTTATTTTAAGAGaaattaaaaacaattaaagtgggtaaaaaaaatttaagtaGTCTGTGAGGAGTTGGGCCGTGCTGAACCTGATTCAGATTTAAAGTGGGTTTTCAGTGTACTTTTATTGGGCCGGTCTAGCGAACCTATTTGActtttaaactaaaaaaaacaAACGAGTCTAAACACtaaaatttaaagattaaaGTTCCATATATTTCCCAATTgcaattgtattttatttttataaatccaATTGCAATTGTCAATGAATGAGTAAtaaataatcttttttttttttttgaatgggAGGAACAATCTTTTTTCTGAGAACtagaaaatcaaaattttgatcGATCAAAAGCTGCAAGATTTATAGTATATAGAACTATAGAAGACTGCATTTCCTATAAATTTTAACAAATAACGACTTTCCTCTGCATAAATTTGAAAACCTTTTGAATAATTATGTGGCAAATGCATATgatacaaataattattttgatttgaattaactataattttcaatttttagttacTTAATTAGCTAGTCCATCATGTACCAAATTCGTGAATGGCGAGATGAAATTGAAAAGGCAAAATGCAAATCAATGTCTCCGTAAGGTTTGTTTTAAAAGGCACTGAATAATATTGTCAAAAAATTATGTACATTCATATATAAGGtgcatttatttcaattaaaatttatcaatatttaattaaattaactacataattaagaaaataggttCGTGGGCCGGGGTCCTTTGTAGTTTAAGGACCTGCTAAAACGTATAGCTTTAAAGAGAAACATTTGAAATACAAAAAGGTTAAAATGCATCATGGTTTTTACAcatttcaatttcaaataaactATATATTAGTTTTTAAGCATCCATCAATCACTTAGTAAAATATTAATTactttaaaatataaagaaaacacTTGTACATTGCTACAAATTTGTCGTACACgattagctatatatatatacacacaatgcataaaaataactcaatttctGTGTCATTTTATGATGCACTTTTTGAGTTGATCACATGTATGTGCAACATATTTTCACTAATgaacataaaattaattatccatTTATTACATAGTAAGTAGTAACAATAAATAATGTGCAAGTacattaacaataaataatgTAGGGTGCATtcttttttattgtaaatttatcattaaaaatgaGGGATAAGAAAACATTATCCTCCCCATCTTTTTAGCTCATGTTCTTTAAGATGGAAAACATACTTTATCACATCAATGCccaagaaaaatattatcacatcaattCTCTATGacaatattatcatgaattgaaGTGAGTAtgaggagaaaaaaaaattctcggatttttttcattttgccCAAAAAAATTTATACTTCTTACCgaacatgtgaaaatggtgaaaaaagaatgaaaatatACATTGTTCACCCCTTTCTATCGAAGAGAATGTAGAATATAAATAGATTCACAATTCAAATTAGATAAGCCGTGCGTCTTTGATCTTTCAACTAAGTCTTTGAAATGCAGAGTATTACAAACTACTTTTGAcctattaaaatatattaatgatCCTATTCAAATTATTCTTTTTTGTTATTCATATATATCATATGTATACATAGACGTAGTATATTATTTTCCTAATGCAAGCATCTGAGTTACGTAAGTGATCatattttacactacaaaaaaaattaaaattgacaaTGGAAATATATGTAGCTAAAACCGTAAACAATTTAGATTAACGAcggaaatattaaataaataaaataatatattaatattaacaaCGGTTTAACGATGAAATgtttaaaattaaacaaaaaaattaaaattaatattttttcgcTGATAAACCATCGATAAGGTTGAGAAATTAAAGACAGATTTATTTTCATCGTTAAATTTAGTAGCTAATTGCATGTTTTCTACTCAATGGTTAATGCTTTACAAAAGTGAATTactttatttcaaatttcaagtTGTAAAAACCATGATGCATattaaatttttcattttagatATCCTTGAATTTTCATCTATTTTAAGTTATCACAAGTTACGTTAAAATTTTTTGCTTAGTAGTTGGACAAGCAAATTATTGTTTGAATATCAATTTACTTGATTGTAAATGCAGAATTTTACGACAAACTGAATAATTTTTGTGAAAGGAGAAATAGCAGCGGTTATAAGAAATGGGTTGCTTCAGTTATGAACGCATCAAATTCTCTTTCAATCAAATTTCTGAAATTAGAAGAAATGTGTTGCTTCAGATGAATCATTTAGGTACACTATGATGTTAGCGGTACAACTGAAGTACGTTTTGGGGgctttcttgtttttcttttcaataaattaataaaaaaataaaataaacattgcTTTTGGCTTTATGGGTTTTGGTGATTGCTTTTCTGAAAGGTTGTAACGTGTGCTACTTCACACTTATATGAAGAGTAAGGCACCtctagcccccccccccccccccccccctttttttttctttagatgAAATTCacgttttatttttcttttttctttttttttgtcatcGACTTATTAAATTCAACTTCAATTATTGTTTCTACATTATTATATTTGGATTGGTTTGCTAAGCGTGATAAGATAATATGATTATTTATTGAGGGGGTGTTTTGTACTGAACTCAATTGTGTAGACTGTGGTTTTGTGCGTACGTTTGAATCGGCCTATTTCGTGATCTGTCaataaaatcatatacataAAATATGATACAAAAGTAAACATTACGCTTTTataccacacacacaccccacctagtgatTATTGTGGCCATATacataaaatatgatataaaagtaaacattacgCTTTTataccacacacacaccccacctagtgatTATTGTGGCCATATacataaaatatgatataaaagtaaacattacgCTTTTataccacacacacaccccacctagtgatTATTGTGGCCAAGAGTACTCGAActtgtgacctcttggacaagaggcaaccaccccaaccactaggccatcccaaggggacatgATATATACTTTTGATAATTGTAAATGATACTTGTTGAATGATGCGAATCATGTCGTATAAATTTTGGATAAGATCCGTACACACCATTTGAACGGATACACACAAGtttttgtgttatttatttgCTAAAAAATTTCAACCTCTTCATAATTGATGGTTCACCATTCATATGATACATATAGgactgtaaacgagccgagccaaGCCGAATACTAGCTGGCtcaagctcggctcgtttaaatattcgggtgttcgagctcgatTCAAGTTTTTATCTTGTTGATCGAACTCGGCTCATCACCCATTtaccaagctcgagctcggctcgagtgatgctcgataatgttggattcgagcttgagctcgggCTCGGCttgttagatgttcgtatatatgatgttcgaGCTCGAATTCATTATGAATTTAGGAAaaacttcttaattaatatttagGAAAGTCGCACGCAGCAATGAATAGTGTctgacgggaatttccgaattttcgggattttgcgggattttcggattttttcagtatttttgagttctacactgtatttatctcttgTGCCTATATaagtctcttttttttttttttacctatttagggttcccaactttattttctcagtttgatagcttttagtttttagggcaaaggtgcagattagtccATGAACTCgaccccctagagcgtttagccCCCATACTCGGTtaaggcgcgttgacctccctaaACTCTCGAGAAAAAGGTGCTACTAAACCCACGCACCAAACGGCGCCTAAACGCCGTTATCTttaa
It contains:
- the LOC130995670 gene encoding serine/threonine-protein kinase PBS1, with the translated sequence MGCFPCFDSREEQKLNPNKDRDDHNEVQTAIPSNISKLSSGGDRLKSRSNVGPKREASALKDLPDSQIAAQTFTFRELAAATNNFRPESFLGEGGFGRVYKGRLHNGQVVAVKQLDRNGLQGNREFLVEVLMLSLLHNPHLVNLMGYCADGDQRLLVYEFMPLGSLEDHLHDLPPDKEPLDWSTRMKIAAGAAKGLEHLHDKANPPVIYRDFKSSNILLGEGFVPKLSDFGLAKLGPTGDKSHVSTRVMGTYGYCAPEYAMTGQLTVKSDVYSFGVVFLEIITGRKAIDSTRPQGEQNLVAWVRPFFNDRKKFAKLADPRLQGKFPIRGLYQALAVASMCIQEQAAARPLIGDVVTALSYLANQSYDPGHSNKDERGGKLLRNEEGAGSGRKWDVEGGSERDDSPRETAKMLNRDLDRERAVAEAKMWGENWREKRRQTAQGSSFDANNG